Genomic DNA from Leptospira venezuelensis:
GATCATCGTAGAAGGAATCGATTATATTGTAATACCTACCGGGGATATAGAAGCCTCTGTAAAATTCTATTCCGAGCTATTTGATTTCGAGACGATCGAGGAAAAAGGAAACGAATTCGCAATCATCGGTTTGGATTCTGTGAACATTAAACTCCTCAATACCAACGGAGTTAAAAGTTCTTTAACCGAAGTTAAATCCCCTGTCCTCAGTTTCGTATTGGATGTGGATGATTTCACCGAAGCGATCGTAGAACTCGAGTCTAAGTCAGTTCAAATCGTAAGAGGACCAGAAGCCCGAGACGGAGGAGAGTTCCTTCATTTCTTGGATCCGTCCGGTAATATTTTAGAGATCAATTACAAAGAAGATTAAGACCTAAAGACATAGGCTCTTATAAAGAAAAGCCCTCAATTGAGGGCTTTTTTATTGGTTTTAGACAATCGGGCCAAAAGAAGTTAGGAGATCTTGTCTACAAATGCTCCCTTAGTTTTATAAATATCGCCCGCATAACTAGGATTCATTGCTTTTTGATCAAAGGTTTCAGCCTGTTTGTTTTCATAAGGCTTATTAGGTATTCCTTCCACCTTAGGCATTTTACGTGGATCGGATGAGGCCTTTTCAGCGAGTCCGAGGTATATAGAGGTTATTGTTGACATTCAGTAATCCCTCAATGC
This window encodes:
- a CDS encoding VOC family protein; translation: MIIVEGIDYIVIPTGDIEASVKFYSELFDFETIEEKGNEFAIIGLDSVNIKLLNTNGVKSSLTEVKSPVLSFVLDVDDFTEAIVELESKSVQIVRGPEARDGGEFLHFLDPSGNILEINYKED